The Toxoplasma gondii ME49 chromosome XII, whole genome shotgun sequence genome includes a region encoding these proteins:
- a CDS encoding hypothetical protein (encoded by transcript TGME49_245520), which produces MADPSAVSDAASTALEVASMNSAAEKSQRSLAGSRQGRRQEKPTKQTRKQVIEASAFSLTKTPLARPALRPYEVLVTRRLPLVVYFKRCMRLLHAGLEPPHKHTSSFLTGSKDAQFQKQLAPQFPFIVIRGAGGCMRTAIWLAQDVMKALGGLGRSAAVESSSSCRDNSLQISGHAPSLEIETHTVECTDTAWTFVEEEDDDSCPVAGTFDLAVRRRCISAISIKVHRPLPQQLS; this is translated from the exons GATGCAGCATCTACTGCATTAGAAGTAGCTTCTATGAATTCCGCTGCTGAGAAATCGCAGCGATCCCTGGCAGGTTCCCGACAGGGTCGTCGTCAAGAAAAGCCAACAAAGCAGACGCGAAAACAGGTGATCGAGGCATCAGCATTCTCTTTGACAAAAACTCCTTTGGCACGACCTGCACTCCGTCCCTATGAGGTTCTTGTCACCAGGCGCCTTCCCTTGGTCGTTTATTTCAAGCGGTGTATGCGGCTGTTGCACGCTGGCCTCGAGCCGCCGCACAAACACACAAGCAGTTTCCTTACTGGATCAAAGGATGCACAGTTCCAGAAACAACTTGCTCCGCAGTTCCCTTTCATTGTTATCCGCGGTGCCGGGGGATGCATGAGGACAGCCATCTGGCTCGCTCAGGATGTCATGAAGGCTCTAGGGGGGTTGGGGCGTTCGGCTGCAGTGGAAAGCTCTTCGTCATGCCGAGACAACTCGTTACAGATCAGTGGTCACGCACCTTCTCTTGAGATCGAAACGCACACTGTGGAATGCACAGACACGGCGTGGACGttcgtcgaagaagaagatgatgaTAGCTGCCCTGTTGCGGGCACGTTCGAC CTTGCGGTCAGGCGGCGCTGCATCAGCGCGATTTCCATCAAGGTGCATAGGCCTCTACCACAGCAACTGTCCTGA